From the Solibacillus sp. FSL R5-0449 genome, one window contains:
- a CDS encoding M20/M25/M40 family metallo-hydrolase — MFKWKSKEQLRQLLGELVQVQSVSGSQAEKDFPEVVVSKLSELAYFKEYPDHLNRTYLSDGRSFISALVKKTPVTKKTVVLVSHFDVVDVQDYGKWKQYAFDPEKLTEQFYSVKDNLPEAVRVDLDNGNWLFGRGTMDMKCGLALHMSIVEQATYEEYDGNILLLTVPDEEVNSEGMRAAVPQLVQLAEKYNLEYTTILNSEPMFSNFPGDLNNYFYTGSIGKALPGFLCYGKEAHVGEPFGGLNANYMASVITAEMELNMDFCEKVGVETTPPPTNLIYRDLKTEYSTQISHRAVTLFNLFLFERSMTDVVSMLQQKAINAATEIEQSYMSKATKYSQHTEFTPQQLKVKVMTYEEIYDYALEKYGEERVEELLSNCDSEKDDRERTIDLVDQLAALCNELAPMIVIFFAPPFYPAISSGKTRLISNLVNELKEYSHETYNMKFTVQNYFAGISDLSYVGLNNENSSIESLINNMPMWDKGYSLPIDDMKKLNVPVLNIGPVGRDPHKWTERLDADFAFGPLVDLLDLTIAKLFAAHYEVNEQILSS; from the coding sequence GTGTTTAAATGGAAGAGCAAAGAGCAGTTAAGGCAATTATTAGGTGAACTTGTACAAGTGCAAAGTGTATCGGGTTCCCAGGCTGAAAAGGATTTTCCTGAAGTTGTAGTGAGTAAACTGTCGGAGCTGGCGTATTTCAAAGAATACCCTGACCATTTAAATCGAACATATTTGAGTGATGGGCGCAGTTTCATTAGCGCATTGGTCAAAAAAACTCCGGTTACGAAAAAGACAGTCGTGTTAGTTAGTCACTTTGATGTGGTGGATGTACAGGATTACGGGAAGTGGAAACAATATGCTTTCGATCCTGAGAAGCTGACTGAACAATTTTACTCGGTGAAAGATAACTTGCCGGAAGCAGTACGAGTTGATCTAGACAACGGAAACTGGTTATTCGGCAGAGGCACGATGGATATGAAGTGCGGGCTTGCTTTGCATATGTCCATTGTAGAACAGGCGACATACGAAGAATATGACGGCAACATTCTTTTATTGACCGTTCCTGATGAAGAAGTAAACTCTGAAGGAATGCGGGCAGCGGTTCCACAACTTGTACAGCTAGCGGAAAAATATAATCTTGAATATACGACGATTTTAAATTCAGAGCCGATGTTCAGCAATTTTCCTGGGGACCTAAATAATTACTTCTATACCGGCTCAATCGGAAAAGCATTGCCGGGCTTTTTATGCTACGGGAAGGAAGCCCATGTCGGGGAACCGTTCGGGGGACTGAATGCGAATTATATGGCATCGGTCATCACAGCTGAAATGGAATTAAATATGGACTTTTGCGAAAAGGTGGGCGTAGAAACGACACCGCCACCAACGAATTTAATTTACCGTGACTTGAAAACGGAGTATTCCACTCAAATTTCGCACCGGGCTGTAACCTTGTTTAATTTATTTTTATTTGAAAGAAGCATGACAGATGTTGTATCAATGCTTCAGCAAAAAGCGATCAATGCGGCAACTGAAATCGAACAGTCCTATATGAGCAAAGCGACAAAGTATTCACAGCATACGGAGTTTACACCGCAGCAGCTTAAAGTGAAGGTCATGACGTATGAGGAAATTTACGACTATGCGCTGGAGAAATACGGCGAAGAGCGGGTTGAAGAGCTTCTATCAAACTGTGACAGTGAAAAAGACGATCGGGAACGAACGATTGATCTTGTTGACCAATTAGCTGCGTTATGTAATGAACTGGCACCGATGATTGTCATTTTCTTTGCACCGCCATTTTATCCTGCAATCAGTTCCGGCAAAACGAGACTCATCAGCAATCTTGTAAATGAATTGAAGGAATACTCGCATGAAACATATAATATGAAGTTTACAGTTCAAAACTACTTTGCCGGAATATCGGATTTAAGCTATGTAGGGTTGAATAATGAAAACAGTTCGATTGAATCGCTTATAAACAATATGCCGATGTGGGATAAAGGCTACTCGCTGCCGATCGATGATATGAAAAAGCTGAATGTACCGGTGCTGAACATCGGTCCGGTAGGGAGAGACCCGCATAAATGGACAGAAAGACTGGATGCGGATTTTGCGTTTGGACCATTAGTCGATCTCCTTGATTTGACGATCGCAAAGTTATTCGCGGCGCATTATGAGGTAAATGAACAAATCTTGAGTAGTTAA
- a CDS encoding ABC transporter ATP-binding protein, which translates to MIEVKNVSKKYKRKQVLKDMSFTAEKGQITCLIGINGAGKTTIMKSIMALTPIDRGEILIDGKKISKDAYEKITYIPDRLTMSPNYTIAQSFEFMADFYKVWNEQRATELLAFFQLDPSDKISSLSKGNTAKVNLLLGLALDVDYILMDEPFSGIDIFSREQIANVFTSHLIENRGVIITTHEINDIEHLIDKAVLIGDGRVLREMNVEQMRETEGKSVVDVMREVYVG; encoded by the coding sequence GTGATTGAAGTAAAAAATGTCTCTAAAAAATATAAAAGAAAGCAAGTATTGAAAGATATGAGCTTTACTGCAGAAAAAGGGCAAATTACATGCCTGATCGGAATTAACGGTGCAGGAAAAACGACCATTATGAAATCAATTATGGCGCTCACGCCGATTGACCGTGGCGAAATATTAATCGATGGCAAAAAAATCAGCAAAGACGCATACGAAAAAATTACGTATATTCCAGACCGCCTCACAATGTCACCAAACTATACAATTGCACAAAGCTTCGAGTTTATGGCCGATTTTTATAAAGTATGGAATGAACAGCGGGCAACAGAACTTCTTGCCTTTTTTCAACTGGATCCGAGCGATAAAATTTCAAGCTTGTCAAAAGGGAACACGGCAAAAGTCAATTTACTGCTTGGCTTGGCATTAGATGTGGACTACATACTGATGGATGAGCCGTTTTCAGGAATCGACATCTTTTCAAGAGAACAAATTGCGAACGTCTTTACGAGTCATTTAATTGAAAACCGCGGCGTCATTATTACAACACATGAAATTAATGATATTGAGCATTTAATCGACAAGGCGGTGCTCATTGGAGACGGCCGAGTATTAAGAGAAATGAATGTAGAACAGATGCGGGAAACAGAAGGCAAATCCGTAGTCGATGTAATGCGGGAGGTGTATGTCGGATGA
- a CDS encoding GntR family transcriptional regulator has translation MDVKFNNRDPVYVQVIRHFKEQIAKGSFAPGHVIPSRRELANQLKINPNTVQRAYKEMEEQKLIYTEGNMPSCITKDETVLKSVREELISEAVQVFISSIKSINAPLPEIMELVQKQYEEAEQRD, from the coding sequence GTGGATGTGAAATTCAATAACCGGGATCCTGTGTATGTGCAGGTTATCCGTCATTTTAAAGAGCAAATTGCAAAAGGTTCGTTTGCGCCAGGCCACGTCATACCATCAAGACGGGAGTTGGCCAATCAGCTCAAAATCAACCCGAATACAGTGCAGCGCGCCTATAAGGAAATGGAGGAGCAGAAATTGATTTATACAGAAGGTAATATGCCAAGTTGCATTACGAAAGATGAAACGGTACTAAAAAGTGTTCGTGAAGAATTAATCAGTGAAGCGGTGCAAGTATTTATCAGTTCCATAAAATCAATCAATGCGCCACTTCCCGAAATAATGGAGCTCGTACAGAAACAGTATGAGGAGGCGGAGCAGCGTGATTGA
- a CDS encoding transglutaminase domain-containing protein codes for MSNLIIFSIIFLIVLVIFIKLLRSFTAQLYIRSRIRKGIKQHIKQIKLAKGNKQQLFDVYKSVYNNATSKPNRLFASRDRDKFELKANTELNRMTRNPFTKLYASALTYSKGLFTCLFLLATILSGGILKDEVKASSLTLPTVDENIQLKLNVNLEDKIDQIVTSFMQGENKLQSFNFQDLANKKVVPVYDVKDLPQAVTNVEQLGQAIAHHMSQFEHQFTVYYEGDVSDFETTIDEVFAWLEKNEPYLWAVMGEFSTRAKYYGNKVEWNATVNYDLTAEENAIVLGKIDQIINTIPDNATESEKVKFVNDYLVVHTAYNVNSKANPHTPYSVLMNGEGVCEGYALAALLMFEALDIEAKYVVGNAGGPHAWNLVKVDGQWYHLDITWNDPVPDQGDRVHYQYFLISDEKLSKDHEWIKSDYPKTAVNDYL; via the coding sequence ATGAGTAATTTAATTATTTTTTCCATCATTTTTCTAATCGTCCTAGTAATTTTTATAAAGCTTTTACGTTCCTTTACCGCACAATTATATATTCGCAGTAGAATACGAAAAGGTATCAAACAGCATATTAAACAAATAAAACTGGCAAAAGGAAATAAGCAACAGCTTTTTGACGTATATAAAAGTGTTTATAATAACGCGACATCAAAACCAAATCGATTATTTGCCTCCAGAGACCGAGATAAGTTCGAACTGAAAGCAAATACAGAATTAAATCGTATGACAAGAAATCCTTTTACAAAACTGTATGCAAGTGCCTTAACGTATTCGAAAGGGCTGTTTACCTGTCTCTTTCTCCTCGCGACAATTCTTTCAGGCGGAATTTTGAAAGACGAAGTAAAAGCCTCTTCATTGACATTGCCGACAGTTGACGAAAACATTCAACTGAAACTGAATGTTAACTTGGAAGATAAAATCGATCAGATCGTGACAAGCTTTATGCAAGGTGAAAATAAACTGCAAAGCTTTAACTTTCAGGATTTGGCGAATAAGAAAGTCGTTCCGGTTTATGATGTAAAAGATTTACCGCAGGCAGTAACAAATGTAGAGCAGTTAGGCCAGGCAATCGCCCATCATATGTCGCAGTTTGAACATCAGTTTACGGTGTACTATGAGGGGGATGTCTCCGATTTTGAAACGACAATCGATGAAGTATTTGCATGGCTGGAAAAAAATGAACCGTATTTATGGGCGGTCATGGGCGAGTTCTCAACACGTGCCAAATACTATGGCAATAAAGTGGAATGGAATGCAACGGTCAACTATGATTTGACTGCAGAGGAAAATGCCATTGTTCTCGGGAAAATCGATCAAATTATCAATACAATTCCGGACAATGCAACGGAATCGGAGAAAGTGAAATTTGTAAATGATTATTTAGTCGTGCACACAGCGTACAATGTGAACAGTAAAGCGAATCCCCATACACCGTATTCTGTATTAATGAATGGCGAAGGTGTCTGTGAAGGATATGCATTGGCCGCTTTATTAATGTTTGAAGCACTCGATATCGAGGCGAAATATGTTGTCGGAAATGCAGGGGGACCACATGCCTGGAATTTGGTGAAAGTGGATGGACAGTGGTATCACCTTGATATTACATGGAATGACCCGGTTCCGGATCAGGGAGATCGAGTCCATTACCAGTATTTCCTTATAAGCGATGAGAAACTTTCAAAAGACCATGAATGGATTAAATCGGATTATCCGAAAACTGCTGTAAATGATTACCTGTAA
- a CDS encoding DUF2339 domain-containing protein — MERDTEMLERIAALEQEVRSLKTEVRHLKQHVKIEQVEVAPVKKEPVKPFVRKKLPVPDTVAVPKEDPIPKKEKRSLEELFTRALPRIFTVILVLGVLWGLKLVSDYGFLSDSIKIIAGFVLSIGLGACAYYMEKKKKGSRVVALSLYGGAFIVGILTTAAGAILYDVLSLYVALVFALIYIVYGVFISYVKGNEALTALVVFTSLLLPYLLEYMQFSGVIIGIFVVLLFAVVQIGILKHKQRRALYIGTAFSVLALAVVSIFHDERLIFFAFAIIAVFSLFLVSFLRLYSSNNKLHASLLFTFTVIILSLINGILPSEETPLLIALVLFLAIVAGALYIVFKRADRLMVDMFGTLSAIVLLNIITQLNISSEMSLLLMIVVAFGGLVVALKHAIVFMKWVKGITFSLLAFFVLMFYEVEPFFSLRHLNMVLVIAMLVVLYKVLLQYKAAPAEEKKRLFKLEDIYPCLLYLVALLYVWKLDWAYMPQHYTTFLAFSVIAFAFAAVLVIKRGIVGKFLPWLATGVYGFAGLVLLSTVWVDDQAVLVAIIVRILYFAILWAIVADAWEQGWIYKNYKTFFSQNTEKLTIASMIISIIWIFSITNFMNFHDLINWSSAVILNTVFIFIIACFSLFLAAKRSYSNLKMVGIGLLFFGIIKMIFFDLSELDILIRSISFIIIGAIGLVISNKLLGKGKDE, encoded by the coding sequence GTGGAAAGAGATACAGAAATGCTGGAACGGATCGCGGCTTTGGAACAGGAAGTACGCTCCTTGAAAACAGAAGTACGGCATTTAAAGCAGCATGTGAAAATTGAACAAGTTGAAGTTGCACCTGTCAAAAAAGAACCAGTAAAACCATTTGTCCGGAAAAAACTACCCGTACCAGATACCGTTGCTGTTCCGAAAGAAGACCCGATTCCCAAAAAGGAAAAGCGGTCACTGGAAGAACTGTTTACTCGTGCATTGCCGCGCATCTTTACCGTCATTTTAGTGCTCGGTGTCCTTTGGGGCTTGAAACTCGTGAGTGATTACGGATTTTTATCAGACAGCATCAAAATTATTGCCGGCTTTGTATTATCGATCGGTCTTGGCGCATGTGCCTATTATATGGAGAAAAAGAAAAAAGGATCGCGGGTTGTTGCGTTATCGCTATACGGCGGTGCCTTCATTGTCGGGATTTTAACAACGGCTGCGGGAGCAATATTATATGACGTGCTCAGTTTATATGTCGCACTCGTTTTTGCACTGATCTACATTGTTTACGGAGTTTTCATCAGCTATGTTAAAGGAAATGAAGCATTGACGGCACTCGTTGTGTTTACGTCACTATTACTGCCGTATTTACTGGAATACATGCAGTTTAGCGGAGTGATTATCGGCATTTTCGTCGTGCTGCTGTTCGCCGTTGTGCAAATCGGGATTTTGAAGCATAAACAGCGCAGAGCCCTTTATATCGGGACCGCCTTTTCAGTTTTAGCACTGGCGGTTGTTTCGATCTTCCATGATGAACGTCTTATCTTTTTTGCATTTGCGATTATTGCGGTTTTCAGTCTGTTTCTAGTAAGTTTCTTGCGGTTGTATTCTAGCAATAATAAATTGCATGCTAGTTTACTATTCACCTTTACGGTCATCATCTTATCATTGATAAACGGAATTCTTCCTAGTGAAGAGACACCGTTACTTATCGCTCTTGTATTGTTCTTGGCGATTGTAGCTGGTGCTTTATATATCGTATTTAAACGTGCGGACCGACTGATGGTTGATATGTTCGGCACATTGTCGGCTATTGTGCTGCTGAATATTATTACCCAGCTTAATATTTCAAGTGAAATGTCACTGCTGCTGATGATTGTCGTGGCATTTGGCGGACTGGTCGTTGCGCTAAAGCATGCGATTGTCTTCATGAAATGGGTTAAGGGTATTACGTTTTCTTTACTCGCCTTTTTCGTTTTAATGTTTTATGAAGTGGAGCCGTTCTTCTCATTAAGGCATTTGAACATGGTTCTTGTCATTGCCATGCTTGTCGTTCTTTATAAAGTACTGCTTCAGTATAAAGCTGCACCGGCTGAAGAGAAAAAGAGACTTTTCAAACTGGAAGATATTTATCCTTGCCTGCTATATTTAGTTGCTCTGCTCTATGTTTGGAAGCTGGACTGGGCGTATATGCCGCAGCATTATACAACGTTTTTAGCATTTAGTGTCATCGCGTTTGCTTTTGCCGCAGTTTTAGTTATTAAACGTGGTATTGTCGGCAAATTTCTGCCTTGGCTTGCTACTGGGGTATACGGATTTGCGGGACTTGTTTTACTTTCCACTGTATGGGTTGACGACCAGGCAGTTCTTGTCGCAATTATCGTCCGCATTCTTTACTTTGCGATTCTGTGGGCAATTGTTGCAGATGCTTGGGAACAAGGATGGATTTATAAAAACTACAAAACGTTTTTCAGCCAAAATACAGAGAAATTGACGATTGCCAGTATGATTATTTCGATTATATGGATCTTCAGTATTACGAATTTCATGAATTTCCATGATCTCATCAATTGGAGCTCAGCGGTCATTCTAAATACGGTATTCATTTTCATCATCGCCTGCTTCTCGCTGTTCCTTGCAGCAAAACGCAGCTATTCGAATTTGAAAATGGTCGGTATTGGCTTACTGTTCTTCGGAATTATTAAAATGATTTTCTTCGATTTATCCGAGCTCGACATTCTGATTCGTTCGATTTCATTCATCATTATCGGGGCAATCGGACTTGTCATTTCAAACAAGCTTCTCGGAAAAGGAAAAGACGAATAG
- a CDS encoding helix-turn-helix domain-containing protein yields MDRDFIIQITSESLKLIRTENNYTQDKMAEILGISKKTLVQIEKERTYANWTTTIAICALFRHSETLQNRIGGDPMEVIELTAHNVIITPREKTMGGYIWWKNIDEYKNHRLQQNLLSKHYRILDDENYRIISTFEEAVVMEKWQAIKSII; encoded by the coding sequence ATGGATCGAGATTTTATCATACAAATAACATCGGAAAGTTTGAAACTTATCCGTACTGAAAATAATTATACGCAAGATAAAATGGCCGAAATTTTGGGCATTTCTAAAAAGACACTCGTACAGATTGAAAAAGAACGCACATATGCTAACTGGACAACGACGATTGCAATCTGTGCCCTGTTCCGTCACAGTGAAACATTGCAAAACCGCATTGGCGGCGATCCGATGGAAGTCATCGAGCTTACCGCCCATAATGTCATCATTACCCCACGTGAAAAAACGATGGGTGGTTATATATGGTGGAAGAACATTGATGAATATAAAAATCACCGTCTTCAGCAAAATCTGTTAAGTAAGCATTACCGCATTTTGGACGATGAAAACTATCGAATCATCAGTACATTTGAGGAAGCTGTCGTAATGGAAAAATGGCAAGCGATAAAATCCATTATTTAA
- a CDS encoding endonuclease Q family protein, protein MWKEIYADLHIHIGRTYKGRAVKITGSKNLTLTNILETATSRKGLDLIGIIDCHSPEVIEEVEQLLQEQKATELAEGGICYKNTTLILGTEIEINDVNCHGPIHVLCYIPTLTKMKEFSGWLQLHQKNIHLSTQRTRLDARTLQEKVRELGGLFIPAHVFTPFKSLFGKGVKSSLTEVFDPNLIDGIELGLSSDTMMVKGISELAPYSFVTNSDAHSLGKLAREYQKIRVIDANFEELRKALHQIEGRQIIANYGLNPLLGKYHETVCANCGEQLIEEGHSRCPHCGKEQLIKGVAKRIVELTDNPQLEISRPPYIHQVPLDFIPGIGSKTIDKMLDAFGTEMNILHEASLEELKNVIPEKLAVLIDLSRKGKIAITGGGGGVYGKIDTN, encoded by the coding sequence TTGTGGAAAGAAATTTATGCGGATTTACATATACATATTGGGCGTACTTATAAAGGACGGGCAGTCAAAATTACAGGAAGTAAAAACTTGACCCTGACAAATATATTGGAAACCGCTACATCTAGAAAAGGATTGGATTTAATCGGCATTATCGATTGTCATTCACCGGAAGTCATCGAAGAAGTTGAACAGCTTCTACAAGAACAAAAAGCGACAGAATTGGCGGAAGGCGGCATTTGTTATAAAAATACGACCCTCATTTTAGGAACGGAAATCGAGATTAATGATGTGAATTGTCATGGACCGATCCATGTTCTTTGTTATATCCCAACACTTACGAAGATGAAGGAGTTTTCCGGCTGGCTCCAGCTTCATCAGAAAAATATTCATTTGAGCACACAGCGGACACGTCTTGATGCCCGGACACTGCAGGAAAAGGTCCGTGAACTTGGCGGGCTGTTTATACCGGCCCATGTATTTACCCCGTTTAAAAGTCTTTTTGGGAAAGGTGTTAAAAGCAGCTTAACGGAAGTATTTGATCCGAATCTGATTGATGGAATCGAACTTGGTTTAAGTTCGGACACGATGATGGTTAAGGGAATCAGTGAATTGGCCCCGTATAGTTTTGTGACTAATTCGGATGCACATTCTTTAGGAAAGCTTGCCCGTGAATATCAGAAAATCCGGGTAATAGATGCTAATTTTGAAGAGCTGAGAAAAGCGCTCCATCAAATTGAAGGCAGACAAATCATCGCCAATTATGGACTCAATCCCCTTCTCGGCAAATATCATGAAACGGTATGTGCCAACTGCGGTGAACAATTAATAGAAGAAGGTCATAGCCGCTGCCCTCATTGCGGAAAAGAACAGCTGATCAAAGGCGTTGCAAAAAGAATTGTGGAATTAACGGATAACCCGCAGCTTGAAATTAGCAGACCTCCGTATATTCATCAAGTTCCACTCGACTTCATTCCGGGTATCGGATCGAAAACAATCGATAAGATGCTGGATGCGTTTGGAACCGAGATGAATATTTTGCATGAGGCTTCATTGGAAGAATTGAAAAACGTCATTCCCGAAAAACTCGCAGTGCTGATCGACTTATCGAGAAAAGGAAAAATTGCCATAACCGGGGGTGGTGGTGGAGTTTACGGGAAAATTGATACGAATTGA
- a CDS encoding ATP-binding protein produces MKIKRKLGIGFKITSGYIILIVCLIVAVLVLNNQITSLQKERNGIIKYDSQMRMMSNNLERQILNMESSLHRYLITVDETHLNKYNEEIATWKASYDELNTIVNSFSSGQQQLEVVHSGIEDWIQNIGQPLMNAIVANDNEEILSMFNGTQSSMAISELQQDFTAFRTFETEAIQAKVTELNDQNTALTYSLFAILTLIATVTIVIFTIISRNIAGSINEVTEAIQDMNASDGKVRKRITAKTNDEVQDLVLATNSLLTTMENRQWYQTNLAEVVTAYQGVDTLDELGDVLLKSLTTRTHSVYGAFFIQDIRNRNKFNKISAFAETGDDVGRDSFEVGQGFIGQSVKEKRVLSYDNKDNSFHYLETSLGNIPISNGIIVPVLFGKEVVAVFELASLKPYSQQHRDLIKEVVVHLGVTINSIIGRMEVVRLLNESQAMTEELQVQSEELQTQSEELKMQTEELTTINERLEERTRDAEQKTHELEKVQVELRQSAEQLRQSSNYKSEFLANMSHELRTPLNSILILSEMLAENHEHHLSEDELEYAKVIHDSGEDLLNLINDILDLSKVEAGKMDLWFREMDVYEIPQHIQSLFQPVANQKGLELSVEVANDLAEIFHTDVKRFHQVLNNLLSNALKFTEEGSVTVKVDKARLTPDMRHLSDTWIAVSVTDTGIGIPKNKQSLVFESFQQADGATVRKYGGTGLGLSICREVTKLLGGWITLSSTEGKGSTFTVYLPSLPEGNAVHSSIAEQEAVYTEETPAFPMGEPKSIFEDKHILIVDDDYRNIYALRQALEHKGVHIIEASNGVECLNILQTATRVDAVLMDIMMPEMDGYEAMERIRKDLQLHELPIIALTAKAMKQDQDRAFEAGASDYISKPLNLEQLFSVLTVWLTSGERLRNV; encoded by the coding sequence ATGAAGATTAAACGTAAATTGGGCATTGGCTTCAAAATTACGAGTGGATATATTATTTTAATAGTATGTTTAATCGTTGCGGTGCTTGTCTTAAATAACCAAATAACAAGTTTACAAAAAGAACGAAACGGAATCATTAAATATGATTCTCAAATGCGTATGATGTCAAATAATCTGGAACGCCAAATTCTTAATATGGAATCCTCCTTACATCGCTATTTAATAACAGTCGATGAAACGCATTTAAATAAATATAATGAAGAAATCGCAACATGGAAAGCATCCTATGATGAGTTAAACACCATTGTTAATAGCTTTTCAAGCGGTCAGCAACAGCTGGAAGTAGTTCATAGCGGTATCGAAGATTGGATTCAAAATATCGGACAACCTCTAATGAACGCAATAGTTGCTAATGATAATGAAGAAATCCTTTCCATGTTCAACGGTACACAAAGCAGCATGGCCATTAGTGAATTGCAGCAGGATTTCACCGCTTTCCGTACGTTTGAAACAGAAGCGATTCAAGCAAAAGTTACAGAGCTTAATGATCAAAACACGGCATTAACTTATAGTCTTTTTGCAATTTTAACGCTAATTGCGACAGTAACGATCGTTATTTTCACAATTATTTCACGTAATATTGCCGGGTCGATCAACGAAGTAACAGAAGCGATCCAGGATATGAATGCTTCTGACGGTAAAGTACGAAAACGTATTACTGCCAAAACGAACGATGAAGTGCAAGATCTCGTACTGGCAACGAATTCACTTCTTACGACAATGGAAAACCGTCAGTGGTACCAAACGAACTTGGCCGAAGTTGTAACAGCCTACCAAGGTGTCGATACACTTGATGAATTGGGCGACGTATTACTGAAATCGTTGACGACTCGTACCCATTCGGTATACGGTGCATTTTTCATTCAGGATATTCGCAACCGTAACAAGTTCAATAAAATTTCTGCCTTCGCGGAAACTGGCGATGATGTAGGTCGTGACAGCTTCGAGGTTGGACAAGGCTTCATCGGTCAGAGTGTAAAAGAAAAACGTGTATTAAGCTATGACAACAAAGATAACAGCTTCCACTACTTGGAAACATCACTTGGAAATATTCCGATATCGAACGGTATTATCGTTCCTGTACTTTTCGGAAAAGAAGTTGTCGCTGTTTTTGAATTAGCTTCACTTAAGCCTTATAGCCAACAGCATCGTGATCTTATTAAAGAAGTTGTTGTACATTTAGGTGTAACGATTAACAGTATTATTGGTCGTATGGAAGTTGTTCGTCTATTAAATGAGTCACAGGCAATGACAGAAGAATTGCAAGTTCAGTCAGAAGAGCTTCAAACACAATCTGAAGAACTGAAAATGCAAACTGAAGAATTGACTACGATTAATGAACGTTTAGAAGAACGTACACGTGATGCGGAACAGAAAACGCATGAACTGGAAAAAGTACAGGTTGAGTTAAGACAGAGTGCAGAACAGCTGCGTCAAAGCTCAAATTACAAATCCGAGTTCCTTGCGAATATGTCCCATGAATTGCGTACACCGCTGAACAGTATTTTAATCTTGTCTGAAATGTTGGCGGAAAACCATGAACATCATTTATCTGAAGATGAATTGGAATATGCAAAAGTAATCCATGATTCAGGTGAAGATTTGCTGAACCTGATTAATGACATTCTGGATCTATCAAAAGTTGAAGCCGGAAAAATGGATTTATGGTTCAGAGAGATGGATGTATATGAAATTCCACAGCATATTCAAAGTTTATTCCAGCCTGTAGCGAACCAAAAAGGCCTGGAATTATCTGTGGAAGTTGCAAACGATCTTGCTGAAATTTTCCATACGGATGTAAAACGATTCCATCAAGTATTAAATAATCTGCTTTCCAATGCACTGAAGTTTACTGAGGAAGGTTCGGTAACGGTGAAGGTGGATAAAGCACGTCTAACACCTGACATGAGACACCTTAGCGACACATGGATTGCAGTTAGTGTGACAGATACAGGTATCGGTATTCCGAAAAACAAACAAAGCCTTGTCTTTGAATCGTTCCAGCAAGCGGACGGCGCAACTGTTCGCAAATATGGCGGAACTGGCTTAGGTCTATCGATTTGCCGTGAAGTTACAAAACTTCTTGGTGGCTGGATTACATTATCAAGTACTGAAGGTAAAGGCAGTACGTTTACAGTTTACTTGCCAAGCTTACCTGAAGGGAATGCTGTACATTCGAGCATTGCTGAACAGGAAGCGGTTTATACAGAAGAGACTCCTGCGTTTCCAATGGGGGAACCTAAATCAATATTTGAAGATAAGCATATTTTGATTGTTGATGATGATTACCGTAATATTTATGCGCTTCGTCAAGCATTGGAGCATAAAGGTGTTCACATTATAGAAGCTTCTAATGGTGTGGAATGTCTGAACATTTTACAGACGGCGACACGCGTGGATGCTGTTCTGATGGATATTATGATGCCTGAAATGGACGGTTACGAAGCAATGGAGCGCATCCGTAAAGATTTACAATTACATGAGCTGCCGATTATTGCATTAACAGCAAAAGCGATGAAACAAGACCAAGATCGTGCATTTGAAGCAGGGGCTTCCGATTATATAAGCAAGCCTCTAAACTTGGAACAACTATTCTCCGTACTAACGGTATGGCTCACAAGTGGGGAACGTTTACGAAATGTATAG